A window of the Flavobacterium sangjuense genome harbors these coding sequences:
- a CDS encoding NUDIX hydrolase, whose product MYKVFVNDKPLFLTNEIAKETDFQLFLLESIDIEQLIIKMFQNKIQKASLYYPDEKAILKKLKEKIPVCKAGGGLVFNKNGDVLFIFRNGKWDLPKGGIERGEDIEDTAMREVEEETGVDKLAITRKLQKTYHIFKRNGKYKLKVTHWFEMQTKFDGIPFPQANEGIEKAVWLNPEQIKEALKNSYENIKLLFEEERLLK is encoded by the coding sequence ATGTATAAAGTTTTTGTCAACGATAAACCACTTTTTTTAACCAACGAAATCGCTAAAGAGACCGATTTTCAGTTGTTTTTGTTGGAAAGCATTGATATTGAGCAACTCATCATCAAAATGTTTCAAAACAAAATTCAAAAGGCATCCTTGTATTATCCTGATGAAAAAGCCATTCTGAAAAAACTAAAAGAAAAAATTCCGGTTTGCAAAGCTGGCGGCGGTTTGGTTTTCAACAAAAATGGCGATGTTTTATTCATTTTCAGAAACGGAAAATGGGATTTGCCAAAAGGCGGCATCGAAAGAGGAGAAGATATTGAAGATACCGCAATGCGTGAAGTAGAAGAGGAAACCGGCGTTGATAAATTAGCGATTACCCGAAAACTTCAAAAAACCTATCACATTTTTAAACGCAACGGAAAGTATAAACTCAAAGTCACGCATTGGTTTGAGATGCAGACTAAATTTGACGGAATACCATTTCCGCAAGCCAATGAAGGTATCGAAAAAGCGGTTTGGCTCAATCCGGAGCAAATAAAAGAAGCGTTGAAAAACTCGTATGAGAATATCAAATTATTATTCGAAGAAGAAAGACTTTTAAAATAG
- a CDS encoding DUF1801 domain-containing protein yields the protein MSVQEQIKAYISSQPEPKSSDMQTLHNIMLQLKPECKLWFLDGKDDNGKIVSNPNIGYGFQTMKYANGETRDFYQIGVSANTTGISVYIIGLEDKTYLAKTYGDKIGKASVTGYCIKFKTLAAVNIPVLEAAIRDGFEATGN from the coding sequence ATGAGTGTACAAGAACAAATAAAAGCGTATATCAGCAGCCAACCTGAGCCAAAAAGCAGCGACATGCAAACCCTGCATAACATTATGCTGCAGCTAAAGCCAGAATGTAAATTATGGTTCCTGGATGGCAAAGACGATAATGGTAAAATTGTTTCTAATCCCAATATTGGCTATGGATTTCAAACCATGAAATATGCTAATGGAGAAACCAGAGACTTTTATCAAATTGGTGTCAGTGCCAATACAACTGGAATCTCGGTCTACATAATTGGTCTCGAAGACAAGACGTATTTAGCCAAAACCTACGGAGACAAAATTGGCAAGGCGAGCGTGACCGGCTATTGCATTAAATTCAAAACGCTGGCAGCTGTAAACATTCCTGTTCTTGAAGCGGCAATACGAGATGGTTTTGAAGCAACAGGTAATTAA
- a CDS encoding DEAD/DEAH box helicase: protein MYKNPHSNNLLLNLGIDSLNEMQETASAAILNDSNVLLLSPTGSGKTLAFLLPIFEMLNEDINTRVQCLILVPSRELGLQIEQVWKKMGTNYKVNVCYGGHSIETEIKNLSNPPAVLIGTPGRIMDHIDRGTFKTDYIETLVLDEFDKSLQLGFHEQMSFIISRLTKVNKRILVSATAGIEIPKYTRVVNPTVLDFIPNNEANVNLDMKMVVSKEKDKINSLFNLICSLKSEAAIIFCNHRDAAERISDTLNEKGIYATYYHGGMDQDERERALIQFRNGSMPYLITTDLAARGLDIPEMKHVIHYHLPSKEDEFTHRNGRTARMLATGTAYIIAHESEKKMEYLDYSMKVLNVDNSTTLPKPPEFQTIYISGGKKNKLNKIDIVGFFSQKGKLEKGDLGLIEVKDFISFAAVKSKKVKDLLNAIRDEKMKGKKFKIEVARKVIKKEE, encoded by the coding sequence ATGTATAAAAATCCACATTCCAACAACTTATTACTGAATTTAGGCATTGATAGTCTAAACGAAATGCAGGAAACAGCCTCGGCTGCCATCTTAAATGATTCCAATGTTTTATTGCTTTCGCCAACAGGTTCAGGAAAAACGCTTGCTTTTTTACTTCCGATTTTTGAAATGCTTAACGAGGATATCAATACCAGAGTGCAATGTCTGATTTTGGTTCCGTCACGCGAATTGGGATTACAGATTGAGCAGGTTTGGAAAAAAATGGGTACCAATTACAAAGTAAATGTCTGCTATGGCGGACATTCCATTGAAACCGAAATCAAGAATTTGTCAAATCCTCCGGCGGTTTTAATTGGAACGCCCGGAAGAATTATGGATCATATTGACAGAGGCACTTTCAAAACAGATTATATTGAAACTTTGGTTCTGGATGAATTTGATAAATCACTGCAGCTGGGTTTTCACGAGCAGATGTCGTTTATTATTTCAAGACTGACTAAAGTCAACAAACGTATTTTGGTTTCTGCAACAGCTGGAATTGAAATTCCAAAATATACTCGGGTAGTTAATCCAACGGTTTTAGATTTTATTCCGAATAACGAAGCCAATGTCAATCTCGATATGAAAATGGTGGTTTCTAAAGAGAAAGATAAAATCAATTCGCTTTTCAATCTGATTTGTTCTTTGAAATCGGAAGCGGCGATTATTTTCTGTAATCATCGTGATGCTGCAGAACGCATTAGCGATACGTTAAACGAAAAAGGAATTTACGCTACCTATTATCACGGTGGCATGGATCAGGACGAACGCGAACGCGCTTTGATTCAGTTCAGAAACGGCAGCATGCCTTATTTGATTACTACCGATTTGGCCGCACGTGGTTTGGATATACCCGAAATGAAACACGTCATTCATTATCATCTGCCTTCAAAGGAAGACGAATTCACACACCGAAACGGACGAACAGCCCGAATGTTAGCTACCGGAACCGCTTATATCATTGCCCACGAAAGCGAAAAGAAAATGGAGTATCTTGATTACAGCATGAAAGTGTTGAATGTTGATAATTCCACAACGCTACCAAAACCACCCGAATTCCAAACGATTTACATCAGTGGAGGCAAGAAAAACAAACTGAACAAGATTGATATTGTTGGCTTCTTTTCCCAAAAAGGAAAACTCGAAAAAGGCGATTTGGGATTAATTGAAGTAAAGGATTTCATTTCGTTTGCCGCGGTAAAATCCAAAAAAGTAAAAGACTTACTAAACGCCATTCGTGACGAGAAAATGAAAGGCAAAAAGTTTAAGATTGAAGTCGCGCGAAAAGTGATTAAGAAAGAGGAGTAG
- a CDS encoding DUF2200 domain-containing protein, protein MNDTSHHDERIAKMTFASVYPHYITKVEKKGRTKEELHQVIFWLTGYDDNSLQKVIDEKHTFQDFFQNATMHPNAHLITGTICGYRIEEIKNPLTQQVRYLDKLVDELAKGRQMDKILRTI, encoded by the coding sequence ATGAATGATACCAGCCATCACGATGAACGCATAGCAAAAATGACCTTCGCTTCGGTATATCCACATTATATCACAAAAGTGGAAAAGAAAGGAAGAACAAAAGAAGAACTGCATCAGGTAATTTTTTGGTTAACGGGTTATGATGATAATAGCCTGCAAAAAGTGATTGATGAAAAGCATACTTTTCAAGACTTCTTTCAAAATGCTACTATGCATCCTAATGCGCATCTCATCACCGGCACTATCTGTGGCTATAGAATAGAAGAAATTAAAAATCCCTTGACGCAACAAGTACGATACCTGGATAAATTGGTAGATGAATTGGCAAAAGGACGCCAAATGGATAAAATTTTGCGGACTATTTAG
- a CDS encoding TIR domain-containing protein: MVQKKTIQTAITTSKLIISKEEFKTQINDRIDKGKTLLDYSVKVVSTSIDSRRKPYAKYDETEQQNFISEYNKWKQFNIELLKRSFDFADNEYLKEYEKAEYSVWSDWVKERKQDIQRQITIFESIIERLPLIPTNFDDKIVVTEKKISTNKIFIVHGHNNEIKQIVARTISKLKLEPIILHEQIEQGKTIIEKFEKNSSDVNFAIILLTADDEGKAKNETDFKTRARQNVVFEMGYFIGKLGRERVFLLLEDGVDKPGDLDGIVYIPIDKTEGWKLKLVRELKAAGYIVTADDL, translated from the coding sequence ATGGTACAAAAAAAAACAATACAAACTGCGATTACTACTAGTAAACTCATCATTAGTAAAGAAGAGTTTAAAACGCAAATTAATGATAGAATTGACAAAGGAAAAACTCTTTTAGATTATTCTGTAAAAGTCGTATCAACAAGTATTGATAGCAGAAGAAAACCTTATGCAAAATATGACGAAACAGAACAACAAAATTTTATTTCTGAATATAATAAATGGAAACAATTTAATATAGAATTACTCAAACGTTCATTTGATTTTGCGGACAATGAATATTTAAAAGAATATGAAAAAGCAGAGTATTCCGTTTGGTCAGATTGGGTAAAAGAACGCAAACAGGATATTCAACGACAAATTACAATATTTGAAAGCATAATTGAAAGGTTACCTTTAATTCCAACAAATTTTGATGACAAAATTGTAGTTACAGAAAAAAAAATATCAACTAATAAAATCTTTATTGTTCATGGTCATAACAATGAAATTAAACAAATAGTAGCAAGAACTATCAGCAAATTAAAACTTGAACCAATTATTCTACACGAACAGATAGAACAAGGAAAAACAATAATTGAGAAGTTTGAGAAAAATAGTTCTGATGTAAATTTTGCGATTATTCTTTTAACTGCGGATGATGAAGGAAAAGCTAAAAATGAAACTGATTTTAAAACTCGAGCAAGACAAAATGTTGTTTTTGAAATGGGGTATTTTATTGGAAAATTGGGACGAGAAAGAGTGTTTTTGTTATTAGAAGATGGAGTTGATAAACCAGGAGATTTAGATGGAATAGTCTACATACCGATTGATAAAACTGAAGGTTGGAAATTAAAACTTGTTAGAGAATTAAAAGCAGCAGGATATATTGTAACTGCTGATGATTTATAA
- the pyrE gene encoding orotate phosphoribosyltransferase: MIFNKDTAEKTAELLLQINAIKLNPKNPFTWASGWNSPIYCDNRLILSFPAIRNFVREEFSKHIEKEFGKPDVIAGVATGAIGIGMLVAEYMGLPFVYVRPEPKKHGRQNQVEGFLQKGQNVVVVEDLISTGNSSLIAVEALKEAGAHVKGMVAIFTYGFDAAVENFKKANVDLHTLADYNHLLELAVAKNYITEKELKTLQEWRESPSTWNV, translated from the coding sequence ATGATTTTTAATAAAGACACAGCCGAAAAAACAGCCGAATTGCTTTTACAAATAAATGCAATTAAATTGAATCCAAAAAATCCTTTTACGTGGGCATCGGGTTGGAATTCTCCAATTTACTGCGATAACCGACTAATACTCTCATTCCCAGCGATAAGAAATTTTGTACGGGAAGAATTTTCTAAACATATTGAGAAAGAATTTGGCAAACCTGACGTAATTGCAGGAGTAGCTACCGGAGCGATTGGAATTGGTATGCTTGTAGCGGAATACATGGGATTGCCTTTTGTTTATGTTCGTCCGGAACCAAAAAAACACGGAAGACAAAATCAGGTGGAAGGATTTTTGCAAAAAGGGCAAAACGTTGTTGTAGTTGAAGATTTAATCAGCACCGGAAACAGTAGTTTGATTGCCGTTGAAGCTTTGAAAGAAGCCGGAGCACATGTCAAAGGAATGGTCGCAATTTTTACGTATGGCTTTGATGCTGCCGTTGAGAATTTCAAAAAAGCAAATGTCGATTTACACACGCTGGCCGATTACAATCATTTACTAGAATTGGCTGTTGCCAAAAATTATATCACCGAAAAAGAATTGAAAACATTACAGGAATGGCGAGAAAGTCCGTCGACGTGGAATGTTTAA